The following coding sequences are from one Cenarchaeum symbiosum A window:
- a CDS encoding cysteinyl-tRNA synthetase (COG0215): MRIHDTLDGKKKEVRADKAGIYLCGVTVYDEAHIGHARTIIVFDVLRRHLESRGTEVRLVQNFTDVDDKIIERARSEGTSAQELSARYIRAYHAEFGRLGVRRASEYPLATEHMPEILELIKSLVGSGSAYAAPNGVYFSVSGFPRYGSLSRNTGGLISGARVGIDAGKRDPTDFALWKLSRGDPSWESPWGRGRPGWHIECSAMCLKYLGETFEIHGGGRDLIFPHHENEMAQSEAHTGRRLAKIWMHVGMVTIDGEKMSKSLGNMKSVRFLLERWSPGAMRIFCIAGHYSKPVDYSEELLEEHETFWERARLAYHVLVQGKPAPGGDDTAGRLWAEFGNALDDDLNTHLALDAFRSLVSYCLGGPKDSELLRIFDAMLGVLGLEIPVLTGGERTRVEGLISERARLRGNGLYDEADHIRDNLASKGITLQDGPEGTIWILSEPAPADINRKNV, from the coding sequence GTGAGAATCCACGACACGCTGGACGGCAAGAAAAAAGAGGTCCGCGCTGACAAGGCGGGCATATACCTGTGCGGGGTGACCGTCTACGACGAGGCCCACATCGGCCATGCAAGAACGATTATAGTCTTTGATGTATTGCGCCGGCACCTCGAATCCCGGGGAACAGAGGTAAGGCTTGTGCAGAACTTTACCGATGTAGACGACAAGATAATAGAGAGGGCGCGCTCCGAGGGGACTAGCGCGCAGGAGCTGAGCGCCCGCTATATACGGGCGTACCATGCAGAGTTTGGCCGCCTGGGTGTAAGGCGCGCATCGGAGTACCCGCTTGCTACAGAGCACATGCCGGAGATACTGGAGCTGATAAAATCGCTTGTCGGGAGCGGCTCCGCATATGCAGCGCCAAACGGCGTATATTTTTCAGTCTCCGGCTTTCCGCGGTACGGCTCTTTGTCCAGGAACACGGGCGGGCTCATCTCCGGCGCCCGGGTGGGAATAGACGCAGGCAAGCGCGACCCGACGGACTTTGCCCTCTGGAAGCTATCCCGCGGGGACCCTTCATGGGAGAGCCCCTGGGGGCGGGGCCGGCCCGGCTGGCACATAGAGTGCTCGGCCATGTGCCTCAAATATCTCGGGGAAACCTTTGAGATACACGGCGGGGGCCGCGACCTCATATTCCCGCATCATGAAAACGAGATGGCGCAGTCAGAAGCGCATACAGGCCGGCGCCTCGCGAAAATATGGATGCACGTGGGCATGGTGACGATAGACGGCGAGAAGATGTCAAAGTCTCTAGGCAATATGAAATCGGTGCGCTTTTTGCTCGAACGCTGGAGCCCCGGCGCAATGCGGATCTTTTGCATTGCGGGGCACTACTCCAAGCCCGTCGACTACTCGGAGGAGCTGCTCGAGGAGCACGAAACATTCTGGGAGCGGGCCCGGCTGGCATACCATGTTCTAGTCCAGGGCAAGCCGGCCCCCGGCGGGGATGACACGGCAGGCCGACTGTGGGCAGAGTTCGGGAACGCGCTAGATGACGACCTAAATACGCACCTCGCACTGGATGCATTTCGCAGCCTCGTATCATACTGCCTGGGGGGCCCAAAGGATTCAGAGCTGCTCCGCATCTTTGATGCCATGCTGGGAGTTCTGGGCCTGGAGATCCCCGTCCTGACGGGCGGCGAGCGCACCCGGGTGGAGGGGCTCATATCTGAGAGGGCCAGGCTCAGGGGCAATGGCCTGTATGATGAGGCGGACCATATCAGG
- a CDS encoding NH(3)-dependent NAD synthase (COG0171), producing MAAPPWVSPLNQDVLDELTGDCSGHAEQMGRLLLEQVGQSGANGIVLGLSGGVDSAVAAAAAARVLRDRTLALVMPDSDVSPESETVDALGLVDRLRIGYKLLDISPIVRAYSLYLEPDERARGNLRARVRMCILYYYANLEGRLVVGAGDKSERLLGYFTKFGDGASDVELLAGLFKSQVRKVAGHLGVPGNIISKKSSPHLWSGHLAEKELGASYEEIDSILYCTLDRGMDTLEAAAHCDIDKDRALRIMEMHRKSAHKRSPPAGAPVQ from the coding sequence ATGGCAGCACCCCCCTGGGTCTCCCCGTTGAACCAGGACGTCCTCGACGAGCTCACGGGGGACTGCTCGGGCCATGCAGAACAGATGGGGCGCCTCCTGCTGGAACAGGTAGGGCAGAGCGGCGCAAACGGAATCGTCCTGGGGCTCAGCGGCGGCGTGGACTCGGCCGTGGCTGCTGCAGCTGCAGCGCGCGTGCTCCGGGACAGGACTCTGGCGCTGGTCATGCCCGATAGCGACGTCTCCCCTGAATCAGAGACTGTAGACGCGCTGGGGCTCGTCGACCGGCTCCGCATAGGGTACAAGCTGCTCGACATATCCCCGATAGTACGGGCATACTCGCTGTACCTTGAGCCCGACGAGCGGGCCCGGGGCAACCTGCGGGCACGGGTGCGCATGTGCATACTGTACTATTACGCAAATCTGGAGGGCCGGCTGGTGGTGGGCGCCGGGGATAAAAGCGAGAGGCTGCTGGGATACTTTACAAAGTTCGGCGACGGGGCGTCGGACGTGGAGCTGCTGGCGGGCCTGTTCAAGTCGCAGGTGCGCAAAGTGGCGGGGCACCTCGGGGTCCCCGGGAATATAATATCAAAAAAGAGCAGCCCCCACCTCTGGAGCGGCCACCTGGCCGAGAAGGAGCTCGGCGCAAGCTATGAGGAGATCGACTCTATTCTGTACTGCACGCTGGACAGGGGCATGGATACCCTTGAGGCGGCGGCACACTGCGATATAGACAAGGACAGGGCCCTCAGAATAATGGAGATGCACCGAAAGAGCGCCCACAAGCGCTCCCCGCCGGCGGGGGCGCCTGTACAGTGA